The Populus nigra chromosome 19, ddPopNigr1.1, whole genome shotgun sequence genome includes a window with the following:
- the LOC133679143 gene encoding non-specific lipid-transfer protein 8 produces the protein MNSSSVVVAAMAALMMFLLLAPTSDAAISCSDVIKDLRPCVNYLSSGTGKPPSACCAGASALQSAASSTADKKAACECIKSASKSLNPNPQLAQALPANCGINLPYTISPSVDCSKIS, from the exons ATGAACTCTTCAAGTGTAGTGGTGGCAGCAATGGCTGCTCTAATGATGTTTCTTTTACTTGCCCCAACTTCTGATGCTGCGATTTCCTGCAGTGATGTGATCAAGGACCTGAGGCCTTGTGTGAACTACCTTTCGAGCGGCACTGGGAAACCACCTTCTGCATGCTGTGCAGGAGCCTCAGCTCTTCAATCTGCTGCATCAAGCACAGCTGATAAGAAGGCAGCTTGTGAGTGTATCAAATCAGCTTCGAAGTCATTAAATCCAAACCCCCAGTTAGCCCAGGCTCTTCCAGCTAACTGTGGAATCAACTTGCCTTACACTATTTCTCCCAGTGTTGATTGCTCCAA GATTAGTTAG